One window of the Onychostoma macrolepis isolate SWU-2019 chromosome 21, ASM1243209v1, whole genome shotgun sequence genome contains the following:
- the cplx4a gene encoding complexin-4a, whose translation MAFLIKSMVGNPLKGMGFGGGEEKAEEETPKDPAAAAGMTREEYEEYQKQVVEEKMERDADFLHKKAERATLRVCLREKYRLPKSEQDDNMIQMAGDDVDVPEELLKMVDEDATEEEEKDSILGQMQNLQNMDMDQIKEKASATLTEMKSKAEEKCSVM comes from the exons ATGGCATTTCTAATCAAAAGTATGGTGGGGAACCCACTGAAGGGAATGGGATttggaggaggagaagaaaagGCTGAGGAGGAGACCCCCAAGGACCCTGCAGCGGCCGCCGGTATGACTAGAGAAGAATATGAGGAGTACCAGAAACAAGTAGTGGAGGAGAA AATGGAAAGAGATGCAGACTTCTTGCACAAGAAAGCAGAGAGGGCGACTCTGAGGGTTTGTCTACGAGAAAAATACAGACTTCCTAAA AGTGAGCAGGATGACAACATGATCCAGATGGCAGGAGATGACGTGGACGTTCCCGAGGAGCTGCTGAAGATGGTGGATGAGGATGCcacggaggaggaggagaaggacTCCATCCTGGGGCAGATGCAGAACTTACAGAACATGGACATGGATCAGATAAAAGAGAAAGCCAGTGCTACACTGACAGAGATGAAGTCCAAGGCTGAGGAGAAGTGTTCTGTCATGTAG
- the lman1 gene encoding protein ERGIC-53 has protein sequence MAVPIAKCLAAYAYLLLISLIFPHVFADSATGDSPHRRFEYKYSFKGPHLTQSDGRIPFWIHTGNAIPSSDQIRITPSLRSQKGSVWTKSPVNFEHWEAEIAFRVSGRGRMGADGLAIWFTAGQGLEGPVYGAADQWNGVGIFFDSFDNDGKKNNPAVLVVGNNGKLIYDHQNDGTTQSLGTCLRDFRNKPYPVRAKITYYQKTLSVFINNGFTPDKDDYEFCTRVENMIIPDSGYFGISAATGGLADDHDVLSFLLFRLTEPGQNLPPPEKEIPKEEKDKYQEEFENFQQELDKRKEEFQKEHPDVQGQPIEDLFESVNDREIRQVFEGQNRIHLEIKQLNRQLAMILDEQRRYVSVITEEISKRSSQTQSGQAPSHDMETIVNTQQEVLRNLNEIRNSLSGSLKQLAMGQQQGNAGGLGSYETVQHFNDIKEHLHVVKRNIEHIIQKNVNPAEKMKCPELPPLPTCLSTTHFVIFIVVQSLLFFGYVMYKSQQEAAAKKFF, from the exons ATGGCGGTGCCCATAGCCAAGTGCCTGGCAGCTTATGcctatttattactaatatcTTTAATATTTCCGCACGTTTTCGCCGACAGCGCTACCGGGGACTCGCCGCACCGGCGCTTTGAGTATAAATACAGTTTCAAAGGGCCACATCTGACACAGAGTGATGGAAGAATCCCATTCTGGATTCATACTGGGA ATGCCATTCCTAGTTCAGATCAGATCCGAATCACCCCTTCTCTGCGGAGCCAGAAGGGTTCGGTATGGACAAAAAGCCCTGTAAATTTTGAACACTGGGAAGCTGAAATAGCATTCCGTGTGTCTGGAAGAGGCCGAATGGGAGCAGATGGATTg GCCATATGGTTCACGGCCGGTCAAGGTCTGGAGGGTCCTGTGTACGGGGCTGCTGATCAGTGGAACGGCGTGGGAATATTCTTTGACTCTTTTGATAATGATGGAAAG AAAAACAACCCTGCTGTCCTGGTGGTGGGTAAcaatggaaaacttatttatgACCATCAGAA TGATGGCACAACCCAGTCTCTGGGTACATGTCTTAGAGACTTCAGAAACAAACCTTACCCTGTACGTGCCAAAATCACCTACTACCAGAAAACTTTATCG GTTTTCATCAATAACGGCTTCACTCCTGATAAAGACGATTATGAGTTCTGCACCAGAGTTGAAAACATGATCATCCCTGATAGTGGTTATTTTGGCATCTCTGCGGCCACTGGAGGACTTGCAG ATGACCACGATGTTCTGTCATTTTTGCTGTTCAGACTTACAGAGCCTGGGCAGAATCTG CCTCCCCCAGAAAAAGAGATTCCCAAAGAGGAGAAGGACAAGTACCAGGAGGAATTTGAGAATTTCCAACAAGAGCTGGACAAAAGGAAAGAGGAGTTTCAGAAAGAGCACCCTGATGTCCAGGGGCAGCCCA TTGAGGACCTGTTTGAAAGCGTTAACGACCGGGAAATCCGTCAGGTGTTTGAGGGGCAGAATCGAATCCACCTGGAAATCAAGCAGCTGAACAGGCAGCTGGCCATGATTCTGGATGAACAACGCCGTTATGTGTCAGTCATCACAGAGGAGATCTCCAAACGCTCGTCACAAACACAGTCAGGACAG GCTCCCAGTCATGATATGGAGACCATTGTTAATACACAACAGGAGGTTTTGAGGAACCTTAATGAAATAAG GAACTCATTGTCAGGCTCACTTAAGCAGCTGGCAATGGGTCAGCAGCAGGGTAATGCAGGCGGACTAGGATCGTATGAGACAGTCCAGCATTTCAATGACATCAAGGAGCATTTGCATGTCGTCAAGAGGAACATCGAACAcataattcagaaaaatgtg AATCCTGCAGAGAAAATGAAATGTCCTGAACTTCCTCCTTTACCCACCTGCCTCTCTACCACACACTTTGTGATCTTCATCGTCGTTCAATCCCTCCTCTTCTTCGGCTACGTTATGTACAA GAGTCAGCAGGAAGCAGCAGCTAAGAAGTTTTTTTGA